Genomic DNA from Paenibacillus sp. KS-LC4:
GGAGTCTGTACCTTTGGTTATGCGGGGGTCAGTCCTGCTCTTATGGGGAAATGCGCAGAAAATAACATCGGACTGACCTTCATGACTCGCAATGGTCGATTTTTGGCACGGGTCGTCGGTGAGGATAAAGGGAATGTTGTACTGCGCAAGGAGCAGTACCGTATTTCCGATGATGAGCGGCGCAGCGCTATTTTTGCCCGAAATATGATTTTGGGAAAGGTGTATAACAGCAAGTGGGTAGTTGAACGAGCCTTGCGGGATCATGCCCTCCGTATAGATACCGAGCGAATGAAGCAGGTCAGCGCTTCGCTATCAGAGACGATGAAGCTGATTCGCGGCGTGGAGCAACTGGATATTTTGCGCGGGCTGGAAGGGTCGGCCGCTGTGCAATACAACTCGGTGTTTGACCAGTTGATTTTGCAGCAAAAGGAGCAGTTTTTTTTCCATGGGCGCAATAAGCGGCCTCCGCTGGACAATGTCAATGCGCTGCTTTCTTTCACTTATTCTCTGCTTGCGAAAGATGTGACAGCCGCGCTAGAGTCTGTAGGACTGGACGCTTACGTCGGCTTTCTGCATCGGGATCGCCCGGGGCGAGCGTCGCTTGCGCTGGATATGATGGAGGAACTGCGGAGCGTATATGCTGACCGAATGGTGCTGTACCTCATTAACAAGAAGGTCGTTAACGACAGCGGCTTCGTGAAAAAAGAAAATGGCTCCGTCATTATGGACGATGACACGAGGAAAGCGGTGCTCAAGGCATGGCATGAACGCAAGCAAGAGAAAATTATGCACCCTTATTTGAACGAAAAAATAGCTTGGGGCCTTGTTCCTTACGCCCAGGCCTTATTGCTTGCGAGGCATATTCGTGGTGATTTGGACGAGTATCCGCCATTTTTCTGGAAGTAGGTGTTCATATGCTCGTATTAATAACGTATGATGTGAGTACATCAAGCAAGGAAGGGCGTAGAAGGCTCTCCCGAGTAGCGAAAACCTGTCTGAATTACGGGCAGCGGGTGCAGAACTCCGTATTTGAATGTATTGTAGATGCGACGAAGTTTCGCCAACTGAAGTATGAATTGGAGGAGCTCATTGATAAGCAGACGGATAGCCTGCGCTTCTACAATTTGGGTGATAATCACAAAAGCAAGGTAGAGCACATCGGTGCAAAAGAAGCCTATGATATGGAAGCTCCGCTCATTCTATAAACAAAAATTTTTTGCGGATTCTTGGTGCGAATGTGAAGCTCCCATAAAAACCCTAGGGGATTCGCACCTCAGAAATTGTAGAAAAATGTCGAATTTGAGTCGCTTCATGAAAAGTCAAGGTTTGACCCAGATTTTTTTAGTATTATATTTATTGAAAAATGGGGTGATTGATGCCATGATGGGATCAATCACTTGTATTTTCGCTGTCGCACTCCGTATGGAGTGCGTGGATTGAAACGCTAAACGTGATGCTGCAATAGATGCCTATGATGTCGCACTCCGTATGGAGTGCGTGGATTGAAACACCACAGAGCCAGCTATATACAACGTACCATCTGTCGCACTCCGTATGGAGTGCGTGGATTGAAACGCCAAAGCCCACTTAGGACGAACAAACTCATCAATGTCGCACTCCGTATGGAGTGCGTGGATTGAAACGATTTGCTCCTGCCGCGCCTGCAGCGCGGCTTCTGGTCGCACTCCGTATGGAGTGCGTGGATTGAAACATTTTGGATGTTTGGATTGTTAATGGCTCGTTGACGTCGCACTCCGTATGGAGTGCGTGGATTGAAACCGTAACATGATACATTTCCATACTTGATTCGCTGTCGCACTCCGTATGGAGTGCGTGGATTGAAACGGATAATCGGTCAGCTGATTGCCAATGTAGCTGCCAGTCGCACTCCGTATGGAGTGCGTGGATTGAAACTAATTGACCTTGCTCCATTTGTAGCGCTGCTATAGTCGCACTCCGTATGGAGTGCGTGGATTGAAACATCCAACATGGTAAACACTCCAATTCTTAATAGGGTGTCGCACTCCGTATGGAGTGCGTGGATTGAAACGTCACGCAGCTGCTCAAGCACCGAATTATGCGTGGTCGCACTCCGTATGGAGTGCGTGGATTGAAACGAGTCAATGTCGATAACGAATGCCTTCACGCTATTCAGTCGCACTCCGTATGGAGTGCGTGGATTGAAACTATATAAACGATGTGCCCAAGCCTGCGAAGGAATAGTCGCACTCCGTATGGAGTGCGTGGATTGAAACTATGGGTGTCGCAAGATGACACGACAGAATGGAAGGTCGCACTCCGTATGGAGTGCGTGGATTGAAACGCCAATGTGAGTCTGATCTTTGCTTTTGTGGCTGCGTCGCA
This window encodes:
- the cas1c gene encoding type I-C CRISPR-associated endonuclease Cas1c — protein: MKKLLNTLFVTMPDTYLSLDGENIVIKRDDEIAGRYPLHNLEGVCTFGYAGVSPALMGKCAENNIGLTFMTRNGRFLARVVGEDKGNVVLRKEQYRISDDERRSAIFARNMILGKVYNSKWVVERALRDHALRIDTERMKQVSASLSETMKLIRGVEQLDILRGLEGSAAVQYNSVFDQLILQQKEQFFFHGRNKRPPLDNVNALLSFTYSLLAKDVTAALESVGLDAYVGFLHRDRPGRASLALDMMEELRSVYADRMVLYLINKKVVNDSGFVKKENGSVIMDDDTRKAVLKAWHERKQEKIMHPYLNEKIAWGLVPYAQALLLARHIRGDLDEYPPFFWK
- the cas2 gene encoding CRISPR-associated endonuclease Cas2, whose amino-acid sequence is MLVLITYDVSTSSKEGRRRLSRVAKTCLNYGQRVQNSVFECIVDATKFRQLKYELEELIDKQTDSLRFYNLGDNHKSKVEHIGAKEAYDMEAPLIL